One window of the Oncorhynchus gorbuscha isolate QuinsamMale2020 ecotype Even-year linkage group LG17, OgorEven_v1.0, whole genome shotgun sequence genome contains the following:
- the ankrd9 gene encoding ankyrin repeat domain-containing protein 9, whose product MPYDLAGVFDNRADYKSEKQCQRTSFAFYQAVRDLLPVWVLEDMRTMEVFHWEDDGRACSFTPSEAFLYALVHDHQQYARYLLNRYSVGALEMPSRSFCCCQASATPHLTVAVRYNRITILKMILDSLKDFPNSERVSYINSRGCFHVEGGKGALHLACELVRPECLILLLGHGACLYVTDRDGNTPLDCLLNQIRRGEPDMRRKHVCLGYLILFMPKFHFQMKGKLEKNPGLWQGLIGEQAFQWLSGLSPPSLFVQAMQKLTQSIPVEQLDPLPDFLKPLDFRLHQYAS is encoded by the coding sequence ATGCCTTATGATCTAGCGGGTGTGTTTGACAACCGGGCGGATTATAAATCCGAGAAACAGTGCCAAAGAACCTCCTTTGCCTTCTACCAAGCAGTGCGGGACCTGCTACCAGTATGGGTACTCGAGGACATGCGGACAATGGAGGTGTTTCACTGGGAAGATGACGGGCGGGCGTGCTCTTTTACTCCATCCGAGGCTTTTCTGTATGCACTTGTGCACGATCATCAACAATACGCCAGATACCTGCTCAACAGATACTCCGTCGGCGCACTGGAGATGCCCAGTCGAAGCTTCTGCTGCTGCCAAGCATCTGCAACACCACATCTCACAGTAGCTGTCCGCTATAACCGTATTACTATCCTGAAAATGATTCTGGACTCTCTGAAAGACTTCCCCAATAGCGAGCGCGTGAGCTACATTAACAGTCGTGGATGTTTTCACGTGGAGGGAGGCAAAGGTGCATTGCATCTGGCGTGCGAACTGGTTCGCCCTGAGTGTTTGATTCTGTTACTAGGACACGGTGCATGTCTTTATGTCACAGATCGAGATGGGAACACCCCCCTGGACTGCCTCTTAAATCAGATACGCCGGGGTGAGCCTGACATGCGCCGGAAGCACGTCTGCCTTGGTTATCTCATTCTCTTCATGCCAAAATTCCATTTTCAAATGAAGGGAAAGTTGGAGAAGAATCCAGGGCTGTGGCAGGGTCTTATTGGAGAGCAGGCGTTCCAGTGGCTATCAGGAttatctcccccatctctctttgtTCAGGCTATGCAGAAGTTGACCCAGTCCATACCTGTTGAACAGCTGGACCCTCTGCCAGACTTTCTGAAACCACTGGACTTCAGACTACACCAGTATGCTAGTTAA